The Caminicella sporogenes DSM 14501 DNA window CAGGTCCGGTTCAATTTACTATGGGAAGAAGCTTACATAAAGTAGAAATAAAGAGGATTAAAGGTACAGGAGCATTTGCTTCAGGACAGAATAAAGATAATAAGACTTTTAGAGAAGAATTTATACTTCCATATTCACTTATAGGATTTTATGGAATTATAAATGAAAAGGCTGCAGAAGCTACTAAACTTACCAAAGAAGATGTTAAGCTTCTTATAGAAGCAATTTGGAATGGAACGAAGAATTTGATTTCAAGGTCCAAAATAGGACAAGTACCGAGATTATTAGTGAAAGTTAATTATAAAGAAAAATATTATCATATAGGAGACCTTTTAAAAACAATGAGAATAGAATCAGATAAAGAAGATGAACAAATAAGAAATGTAGAAGATTTCATATTAAATATTGATGATTTTATTAAGATACTAAAAGAAAATAAAGATAAGATAGAAGATGTAGAAATTAAAGTTGATAGTAGGTTAAATATGAGTGTTGATATATTTAAAGTACTAGAAGAAGTTGGGATAAAAGTAAATAAATTAATAATTTAGGTGATGTAATATGAAAATTTTAGTTTTTGATGTGTGGGGAGATTACGGCCATTTTAGAAAATACTTTACTACATCTTCACCTTTGACATTTTCTTTTCCCCCTAAAACGGCTATATATGGATTGGTATCTGCTATTTTAGGTATAGATAAAAATGAGTATTTGAAATATTTTCAAAATAAAAACTGTAAGATAGCCATAAAGATAATAAATTCCATAAAGAAAACGAGAATACCTATTAATTACATTGATACAAAACAAGCTATTGATATGAGCAAGATAAAAAATAGAACACAAGTAAATCTAGAAGTAATAAAGGACTGTAAATATAGGATATATTTTTATCATAAAGACAATGAACTTTATAGAAATTTAAAAGAATTATTGATTGATAAAAAATGTATTTATAGTATTTGTCTAGGCTTATCAGAGTTAATAGCTAATTATAAATTTATTGGAGAATTTCACGCAGAAAAATTTGAGAATAAAAAATTTGTGGAAATAGATACATTAATACCTTTTAATGAAAATATTAGTATAAAAATTCAAAATGGCAGAGAGTATCTAAAGGATACTGTTTATAGTGAAATGAATGAAAAAAGAGAGATAACAGAATACATAAGTGTGTTATATGAAAGAACAGGAAAGACTATTATGTGCAATATACCTGTGTATTATAAATTAGAAAGCGGGGATAAAATTGTATTCATTTAAACTTTTATCCCATCCAGAAACGTTATTAGTGGACCATCTTGAAAAAGTTTATAATTATGGGATGGAAATTTTAAAAGAAAATAAATTATTTCTTGAAGATAGAGATTTTTTAAAAATCATTCTAATAGGACATGATTTGGGAAAGGCTACATCGTATTTTCAAGATTATATCAAAAAAATAGAAAGCCATGGTTTTATTAAAAATCATGGCTTTCTGTCAGCTTTATTTACTTACGTTATTTTGCAGAAAAAATTTGATAAAGATAAAGCACTTAAAGGATTTTTGATAGTAAAACGACATCATGGTAATATTCAAAATATGTATGATGAACTGTCTATGAAAAAAATAGAAGTAGAAAGTCAAATAGAAATTTTGGACAAGCAGTTAAAAACAATAGATTTTAAAGAATTAAACTCAATATTGGAAAAATTTAATTTACCATGTGTTAAAAGTGAAGAGATTAAAGACATATTTATAGAGTTATTCGATGAAATGGAAGCTGTAATTTACTATGAAGATGATATGCTTTTAAATATTGAAGAATATTTCAAATTAAAATATTTTTATTCAATTTTAATATATAGCGATAAATTTTCTGTTATATTTGACAAAAAAAGAGAAAAAAATAAAGAGATAAAAATAGAGAAGCTAGAAGAATTTATTGAAAAACTTCCTAAATGTAAAAATATTATTAATGATAAGAGAAACGAAGCAAAAATTAACGTTGAAAGTAAAATAGAAAACTTAAATAAAAAAATATTTACATTAACTCTGCCAACGGGTATGGGAAAGACACTAAATAGTTTAAATTTTGCACTAAAATTGCGAGAAAAATTATATAAAGAAAAAGGTATACACTATAATATTATTTATACTTTTCCGTTTACAAGTATTATTGATCAGACATATGAAATATTTCAAAAGATATTTGGCAATAGAACATCTGATGTTTTAAAACATCATTATTTATCAAAAGTAGAATATAAAGATAGTGAAGATTATTTTGAGACGGAGAAAAGCAAATTTTTAATAGAGACATGGGATTCAAAAATTGTTGTAATAATATTTATAAAATTACTTAATTGTATATTTTCTAATAAGAATAGCGAACTTTTGAAATTTAATAAACTTGCAAATTCTATAGTTATACTTGATGAAGTTCAGAATATACCTTATAAATATTGGAAATTAATTAGACATAGTTTTAAAGTATTATCGAATTTATTGAATACATATTTTATTTTAATGACAGCTACTCAACCTTTGATATTTAAAGGAGATGTTGAACTTGTAGAAAATACCAGAGAATATTTTAAAATTTTTAAGAGAACAAAATTAAATATAGATTTAAAAGAAAGAAGTATTGATGAGTTTATTGAGGAAATAGAGTCAATTATAAAAAGAGCAAATAAAATAATGATAGTTTTAAATACTGTGAAGTCAGCACAAGAAGTTTATAAACAAATCAAAGATATTACAGATAAAAAAGTTGTTTTTTTATCTGCATCAGTAATACCAAAAGATAGGAAGGAAAGAATTTTAGAAATAAAGAAGTTAGATAAGTACATTTTAGTGTCTACACAAGTAGTCGAGGCTGGAGTTGATATTGATAATGATGTTGTTATTAGGGATATAGGGCCTTGGGACAGTATAGTTCAGTGTGCTGGGAGATGTAATAGAAATAATGAAAAAGATATAGGTAATGTTTATATTTATAAGTTAAAAGGGGAAAAAAGTGTATTTGCCAATATAGTTTATGGCAGATTTTTGATTAGTAAGACAGAAAAAATATTAAAGGATAATTCTTATATATTTGAAAGTGATTATTTTGACTATTCAAAATATTATTTTGAAGAAATAAATAAAGATAAGAGTGATGATTATTCTAATAGAATTATAGAGGACATTAATCAACTTAATTTTAGTGAAGTTGATAATCAGTTTAAATTAATAGAAAATAACAGTTTATATATAATGCCTGTATTTATTGAAAAAGATAAAGAGGCTGCTTATATATGGACAAAGTATGAGGAATTGTTTGATATTAAAGATAGATTTAAAAGGATGAATAAGTTTTTAGAAATTAAAGAGAAATTTCTTTCTTATGTAATTAATATTAACATTAAAGATTTTCCATTTATGAGAGATAGATTTTATGGGAAAATACCTATTGAAAATTTAGATTATTATTATTCTAATGAATATGGATTTATTACTAATAATGACCAAACAATGTTTTTCTAGTTTTTATTATAAAAGATTAAATTAGGAGTGGGGAAAGTGGAAGATGTAAAAGTAAATGGTACTCTTATTTGGTACTATTACATTTGTAAGAGAGAAGTTTGGCTTATGGCCCATAATTTAACTCCTGATCAAGATAATCAATATATAGATTTAGGTAGATTTATTCATGAAAATTCATATATGAGAGAAAAAAAGAGATTTCTTTAGGAAATATAAAAATAGATATAATAAACAAGAAAAATGGACATGTTTTAGTTGGAAAAGTAGATTTAAATAAGAGATTTCTTGAATTTGTGTCTCAAAAAGAAATATTACTGCATTTTTTCAATCATTATGGTTATTATGTTGGTACATATTATCCAAGAGAACATTTAAATTCAGGGTATATTATATTAAAGCAGGCAGAACATTATCTTGATGAAAATAAACGAATAATTTTAGCTTCAAAAATAGTTGAAGGAAGCTGTAAAAATATATTGAATGTAATAAAATACTATAAAAATCGTGGTAAGGATTTAGGAAAAATTGAGGAAAATATTATTCTACTTTATAAAAAAATAGAAAAATGTAACAAAGTAAATGAACTCATGGCTATAGAAGGTAATATAAGAGATATATACTATAAAGCTTTTGATGAAATAATTTCTAATGAAGATTTTATATTCAATCAGCGAACTAGAAGACCACCTCAAAATGAATTAAATGCTCTTATAAGTTTTGGGAATTCTCTTTTTTATGTGCTTGTTCTTGGAGAAATATATAAAACTCATTTAGACCCTAGAATTGGTTATTTACATGCTACTAATTTTAGACGTTTTACATTAAATCTTGATATATCAGAGATTTTTAAACCGATAATAATTGACAGATTAATATTTACTTTACTTTCAAAGAAGATGATAACTAAAAGTGATTTTGAAGAAGATATGGGTGGTATACTTTTAAAAGACAAAGGTAAAAGAGTATTTATTGAAGAATTTGATAGAAGATTGAAAAAGACAATAAATCATAGACAATTAGGAAGAAAAGTATCATATAGAAGGCTTATACGAATGGAATTATATAAGCTTGAAAAACATTTGATAGGCGAGAGTGAATTTGAGCCTTATGTATCAAGATGGTAGAGAGGTGTAGAAATGTTTGTTATACTTGTATATGATGTTGAGCAGAAAAGAGTTGCTAAGGTACTTAAAACATGTAGAAAATATCTTTATTGGGTGCAAAATTCAGTTTTAGAAGGAGAAATAACAGAAGCAAATTTAATAAAGCTAAAGACAGAACTTAGAAGAATAATAAAAGAAGATAGAGATTCTGTTATAATATATAGATTTAGAACTACTAAATATTCTGCAATTGAAACATTGGGTATTAAAAAGGGTGGAGAAGAAAATATATTATAAATAAAGGAGTATGTAAAATGAAATAATTGTAAAACATGTGTTTAAAATACATATTCAAAATGTCGTCGACCTTCAGTAGTGCAAAAACCCCTGGGGATCGACGACATTTTATTTTTTATCAAAAACGTGTAAATTTCAATATATAGAAGGGTGAAATCATACTAAAATAGTAGGAATTAAGGCGAAAATCAGTTAATTGACGAAAATAAAGAAATGTGGTAGTATCAAGGTATATGATTGGTTATTAGACTACCTATGAGGAATTGAAACTAAAAATATTGCCCAAAAGAAGATAAATTTTTTCTAATGTTATTAGACTACCTATGAGGAATTGAAACGCATGAGCGTTTATCTCATCAACAATTCGAGACATTTGTTATTAGACTACCTATGAGGAATTGAAACTAGACGATAGTCACAAAGTTATTTTTGACAACACAGGTTATTAGACTACCTATGAGGAATTGAAACAATATTATTATCCAGAAATTGAAATTGAATTTTTAGAAGGTTATTAGACTACCTATGAGGAATTGAAACTGTCCTCAAAATATACGTCTGCTGCAAGGTTGCCAAGGTGTTATTAGACTACCTATGAGGAATTGAAACCTTGCCATTTCTTTAAACCAATGAATCATAGCTCCTCTGTGTTATTAGACTACCTATAAGGAATTGAAACATAACCGTGCCTTTTGGAAGGTCTGGAGGCAGGAAAGCGTTATTAGACTACCTATAAGGAATTGAAACAGTTTTGCAGGTGGGTTTACTTTTCCAAATATTTTGGTTATTAGACTATCTATAAGGAATAATTTTTTTATTTTTGCATAAAATTTTGTTCTGAAATCTTAAATAAATTATAAAAAAGAAAAATCAGGAGGGTTTTTATTTATGAAATCCTATAGAAAAGAATTGTGGTTTAATACTGAAACTAGAAGAGCTTTTATAAATATTACTGCTAAAATAGAAGAATGTTTAAGAGAAAGTGGTATTAAAGAAGGACTTTTATTGTGCAATGCTATGCATATAACATCAAGTGTTTTCATTAATGATGATGAACCGGGATTACATAGAGATTTTGAACGTTTTTTAGAAAAACTAGCTCCAGAGAAACCATATGAGCAATATGACCATAACGGATTTGAAGATAATGCAGATGCCCATTTAAAAAGAACAATTATGGGAAGGGAAGTTGTTGTTGCCATAACAGATGGAAAATTAGATTTTGGACCGTGGGAGCAGATTTTTTACGGAGAATTTGATGGAAAAAGACCAAAAAGAGTGCTTGTAAAGATTATTGGAGAATAAAAAACTAAAGATAATAATTTTATAAAAAGGACTTTGCTAAAGAATATTGAATATATAGCTAAGAGGTGATAGCTATATGTTCAAATGGCATTATAGTTTAAAAGAGTGTTTAGCTGAAATATCTGCAGTTATAAAGAGACTTGGAATACCTTTTATAATTTTTGGATTGTCGTTTATATATTATAGTTGGAAAATAAACTCACCAATTATACCATTTAGCTATTTTATGATAGTTTTTTTATTTTTAGCTTTACTTCAAACTATGTTTGAAAATGTATGGCTTGCAAAGGAAATAGAGAAGCTTAATAAAAGAATAGAAGAAATAGAAAAAGTGTATAAAGCCAAATAGGCTTTTATTTTTTTGCAAAAAATATTGATTAAATATAATAAAAATGATATATTATAAGCAAGAGTTTATATCATAAGCAAAAGTTAGGTGATTTCTTTGACGAGCAGAGAAAGAGAAATATTAGATATTATTAGAAAAAATCCATTTATATCACAAAAAGATTTAGCAGAAAAATTGGGTATTACACGTTCTTCAGCAGCAGTTCATATTGCAAACTTAATTAAAAAAGGTTATATAAAAGGAAAAGGTTATATATTGGAAGATAAAAAATATGTAACAGTAATAGGCGGTGCCAATGTAGATATACAAGGTTTTCCAGATGATAGGTTGAAGTTGAATGATTCAAATCCGGGGAAAATAAAAATATCTCTAGGTGGAGTAGCAAGAAATATTAGTGAGAATTTAGTCAAAATGGATGTGGAAACGAAACTTATAACTGCAATAGGAGATGATTTGTACGGAAACAAAATCTTAAATGAATGTAAAATATCTGGAATAGATATGGAAGATTCACTGATACTAAAAAATAGACAATCTTCAATTTATCTTTCAATATTAGATGAAAATGGAGATATGAAAGTTGCCATTGCAGATATGGATATAATAGATGAGATAAATATAGATTATATAAGAAGCAAATCTCATATTATAAAGAATTCTGAAGTTGTAGTTTTGGATACAAATTTAAAGAAAGAAGTAATAGAATATTTAGTTAGTAATTTTAAAGAAGTTGATTTTCTAATAGATGCAGTTTCGACTGCAAAAGTAAAAAAGATAAAAGATATAATTGGATGTTTTCACACTATTAAGCCAAATAAATTAGAAGCTGAAATTCTTGTAGGATTTAAAATAGATAGCGAAGAAAACATAAAAAAGGCAATAAGATATTTTATAGATAGTGGAGTTAAGAGAGTTTATATAAGCCTTGGAGAAAAGGGAGTATATTTTGGAGATGAAGAAAAAATAGAATATTTACCTTCTCCTAAAGTAAAAGTAGTAAATACTACAGGAGCTGGAGATGCATTTATAGCAGGTTTGACTTATAGTTATCTAAATAATTTATCTTTAAAAGAAAGTGCATTGTTTTCAATGGCAGCTTCTTTACTTACTATATCGCATAAAAATACTATAAATCCTAATATGTCTTTAAATAAAATACAAGAGAAATTAAAGGAGATGACGAAATGTTAAAAAAATATTTAGATATTCATCCAGATGTAAAAAGAGCTTTAGATGAAGGAAAGCCAGTAGTTGCATTAGAATCTACAATAATATCTCATGGGATGCCTTATCCTGAAAA harbors:
- the cas7b gene encoding type I-B CRISPR-associated protein Cas7/Csh2: MINRSEIIFLYDIKDNNPNGDPIDQNKPRIDEETGINIVTDVRLKRTIRDYLYDYLGKEIFVREIRNEQGKVQDGKIRAKDFGKKKEDIIQNILQQCIDVRLFGATIPLDKDSVTFTGPVQFTMGRSLHKVEIKRIKGTGAFASGQNKDNKTFREEFILPYSLIGFYGIINEKAAEATKLTKEDVKLLIEAIWNGTKNLISRSKIGQVPRLLVKVNYKEKYYHIGDLLKTMRIESDKEDEQIRNVEDFILNIDDFIKILKENKDKIEDVEIKVDSRLNMSVDIFKVLEEVGIKVNKLII
- the cas5b gene encoding type I-B CRISPR-associated protein Cas5b, with the translated sequence MKILVFDVWGDYGHFRKYFTTSSPLTFSFPPKTAIYGLVSAILGIDKNEYLKYFQNKNCKIAIKIINSIKKTRIPINYIDTKQAIDMSKIKNRTQVNLEVIKDCKYRIYFYHKDNELYRNLKELLIDKKCIYSICLGLSELIANYKFIGEFHAEKFENKKFVEIDTLIPFNENISIKIQNGREYLKDTVYSEMNEKREITEYISVLYERTGKTIMCNIPVYYKLESGDKIVFI
- the cas1b gene encoding type I-B CRISPR-associated endonuclease Cas1b; the encoded protein is MNKKNGHVLVGKVDLNKRFLEFVSQKEILLHFFNHYGYYVGTYYPREHLNSGYIILKQAEHYLDENKRIILASKIVEGSCKNILNVIKYYKNRGKDLGKIEENIILLYKKIEKCNKVNELMAIEGNIRDIYYKAFDEIISNEDFIFNQRTRRPPQNELNALISFGNSLFYVLVLGEIYKTHLDPRIGYLHATNFRRFTLNLDISEIFKPIIIDRLIFTLLSKKMITKSDFEEDMGGILLKDKGKRVFIEEFDRRLKKTINHRQLGRKVSYRRLIRMELYKLEKHLIGESEFEPYVSRW
- a CDS encoding CRISPR-associated helicase/endonuclease Cas3, producing the protein MYSFKLLSHPETLLVDHLEKVYNYGMEILKENKLFLEDRDFLKIILIGHDLGKATSYFQDYIKKIESHGFIKNHGFLSALFTYVILQKKFDKDKALKGFLIVKRHHGNIQNMYDELSMKKIEVESQIEILDKQLKTIDFKELNSILEKFNLPCVKSEEIKDIFIELFDEMEAVIYYEDDMLLNIEEYFKLKYFYSILIYSDKFSVIFDKKREKNKEIKIEKLEEFIEKLPKCKNIINDKRNEAKINVESKIENLNKKIFTLTLPTGMGKTLNSLNFALKLREKLYKEKGIHYNIIYTFPFTSIIDQTYEIFQKIFGNRTSDVLKHHYLSKVEYKDSEDYFETEKSKFLIETWDSKIVVIIFIKLLNCIFSNKNSELLKFNKLANSIVILDEVQNIPYKYWKLIRHSFKVLSNLLNTYFILMTATQPLIFKGDVELVENTREYFKIFKRTKLNIDLKERSIDEFIEEIESIIKRANKIMIVLNTVKSAQEVYKQIKDITDKKVVFLSASVIPKDRKERILEIKKLDKYILVSTQVVEAGVDIDNDVVIRDIGPWDSIVQCAGRCNRNNEKDIGNVYIYKLKGEKSVFANIVYGRFLISKTEKILKDNSYIFESDYFDYSKYYFEEINKDKSDDYSNRIIEDINQLNFSEVDNQFKLIENNSLYIMPVFIEKDKEAAYIWTKYEELFDIKDRFKRMNKFLEIKEKFLSYVININIKDFPFMRDRFYGKIPIENLDYYYSNEYGFITNNDQTMFF
- a CDS encoding carbohydrate kinase, with product MISLTSREREILDIIRKNPFISQKDLAEKLGITRSSAAVHIANLIKKGYIKGKGYILEDKKYVTVIGGANVDIQGFPDDRLKLNDSNPGKIKISLGGVARNISENLVKMDVETKLITAIGDDLYGNKILNECKISGIDMEDSLILKNRQSSIYLSILDENGDMKVAIADMDIIDEINIDYIRSKSHIIKNSEVVVLDTNLKKEVIEYLVSNFKEVDFLIDAVSTAKVKKIKDIIGCFHTIKPNKLEAEILVGFKIDSEENIKKAIRYFIDSGVKRVYISLGEKGVYFGDEEKIEYLPSPKVKVVNTTGAGDAFIAGLTYSYLNNLSLKESALFSMAASLLTISHKNTINPNMSLNKIQEKLKEMTKC
- a CDS encoding Dna2/Cas4 domain-containing protein; this translates as MEDVKVNGTLIWYYYICKREVWLMAHNLTPDQDNQYIDLGRFIHENSYMREKKRFL
- the cas2 gene encoding CRISPR-associated endonuclease Cas2, whose amino-acid sequence is MFVILVYDVEQKRVAKVLKTCRKYLYWVQNSVLEGEITEANLIKLKTELRRIIKEDRDSVIIYRFRTTKYSAIETLGIKKGGEENIL
- a CDS encoding secondary thiamine-phosphate synthase enzyme YjbQ produces the protein MKSYRKELWFNTETRRAFINITAKIEECLRESGIKEGLLLCNAMHITSSVFINDDEPGLHRDFERFLEKLAPEKPYEQYDHNGFEDNADAHLKRTIMGREVVVAITDGKLDFGPWEQIFYGEFDGKRPKRVLVKIIGE